In Legionella israelensis, the genomic window TGGAAATATGCGTTGTATTATTGGCTATAGACAATGAAGGCAATTTCTTTCGCCATAAAACCTATTTTGAACATGTGCTTCCTTTCGATGGGGCTGAGCTTGATGAGCGCTCGCTTGAATTTAATAAAATTGATCCTTACCAACCTTTGCGCTTCGCCCTTGATGAAGAAACAGCTTTGAAAAAATTATTCAAACCCATTCAACATGCGCTGAAAAAACATCAGTGTCAACGTGCTGTACTGATCGGGCATAATGCCTGGTTTGATTTACTCTTTCTCAAAGAAGCCTGCAAAAGAACACAAATTAAATCGCCTTTTCACGCCTTCACTTGTTTTGATACAGCCACTTTATCCGGTTTGGTTTATGGACAAACAGTACTCGCCAAAGCGGCAGAAGCTGCGGGTTTGCCCTTTGATTCTCATGAAGCCCACTCAGCCATCTATGATGCAGAAA contains:
- the rnt gene encoding ribonuclease T, whose protein sequence is MSPTEFLLDKMNKRFRGFLPVVVDIETAGIVPHKNALLEICVVLLAIDNEGNFFRHKTYFEHVLPFDGAELDERSLEFNKIDPYQPLRFALDEETALKKLFKPIQHALKKHQCQRAVLIGHNAWFDLLFLKEACKRTQIKSPFHAFTCFDTATLSGLVYGQTVLAKAAEAAGLPFDSHEAHSAIYDAEKTADLFCNIVNYWKSLHDKS